Proteins from a single region of Parasedimentitalea psychrophila:
- a CDS encoding ABC transporter ATP-binding protein, with protein sequence MGTIELKNVTKSFGPVAVIKGVSLTAEEGEFVVFVGPSGCGKSTLLRLIAGLEETSGGSIHIDGKDVTELDPYHRGLSMVFQSYALYPHMTVYGNIAFALKTAGIAKLEIDRKVRAAAETLKLTPYLDRKPKDLSGGQRQRVAIGRAIVRQPKGFLFDEPLSNLDAALRTQTRIEIANLHKELGATMVYVTHDQIEAMTLADKIVVLNDGEVMQIGSPKELYNAPKNTFVAQFIGSPKMNLLPRASYDGAAMHYGDGVKIDIGPMDGTPSIVGVRPEDISLCPLGEAELSATVTHNEFHGADNNVFVSVPGIGSLNVRANGKLDLQSDQPVGLVLDKSQLHYFDENGVRI encoded by the coding sequence ATGGGTACGATTGAACTAAAGAACGTCACCAAAAGCTTTGGACCGGTCGCGGTCATCAAGGGCGTCAGTCTGACCGCCGAAGAGGGCGAATTTGTCGTTTTCGTCGGCCCGTCCGGTTGCGGAAAATCCACATTGCTGCGTCTCATCGCCGGTCTGGAAGAGACCTCTGGCGGCAGCATCCACATTGATGGAAAAGACGTCACCGAGCTGGATCCCTATCACCGCGGTCTGTCGATGGTGTTTCAGTCCTACGCGCTTTACCCGCATATGACTGTATACGGAAACATTGCGTTTGCGCTGAAAACGGCCGGGATCGCCAAGCTCGAAATTGACCGCAAGGTTCGGGCCGCCGCCGAGACGTTGAAACTGACACCCTACCTGGACAGAAAGCCAAAGGACCTGTCGGGCGGCCAACGGCAACGGGTGGCCATTGGGCGGGCCATTGTTCGGCAACCAAAGGGATTTCTGTTTGATGAGCCGCTGTCCAATCTGGATGCCGCGCTGCGCACCCAAACCCGGATCGAGATCGCCAATCTGCACAAAGAGCTGGGCGCAACGATGGTCTATGTGACACATGATCAAATCGAGGCGATGACTCTTGCCGATAAGATCGTGGTGCTGAACGATGGCGAGGTGATGCAGATCGGATCGCCGAAAGAGCTGTATAACGCTCCCAAAAACACGTTTGTCGCGCAGTTCATTGGCAGCCCCAAAATGAACCTGCTGCCGCGCGCCAGCTACGATGGGGCCGCAATGCACTACGGGGACGGTGTCAAAATTGATATTGGTCCCATGGATGGAACCCCGTCTATCGTCGGCGTCAGACCCGAAGACATAAGCCTTTGCCCGCTCGGTGAGGCCGAACTATCGGCAACCGTCACGCACAACGAATTTCATGGTGCGGACAACAATGTCTTTGTTTCAGTTCCGGGCATCGGCTCTCTCAATGTTCGTGCCAATGGCAAGCTTGATTTACAGAGTGACCAACCTGTGGGGCTGGTATTGGATAAATCTCAGTTGCATTATTTTGATGAAAATGGGGTTCGGATTTAG
- a CDS encoding methyl-accepting chemotaxis protein, with protein MLNLTAPMGQESDPTTNFASERRIQQFTSWLLMPAPALAAFYINDAANFWLLAFLSATLGVLAYLSKMMPHSTRDYVLSFCFVGHCILFTAALQGHAWQLDSHMMFFAILAIVSTLSNPRALIFATVLVALHHISFSLLLPKLVYPSGDLMQNLLRTALHATIVLLESGVLLMSLLKSEAGSAELIRQQETTRAQAAAAEHAEARAIQSQKDAEHVVAIVGEHLREMAQGSLDCTIEKSFPEDYDQLRVNFNVTVDALRETIEQVMEATSSINNGATEVSRASDDLSSRTESQAATLEETAAALEELTVSVTSAAEGARSVENAMGEARHEAENSGEIVKSAVSAMTAIESSSAQISQIIGLIDDIAFQTNLLALNAGVEAARAGEAGRGFAVVASEVRGLAQRSSDAATEIKSLITESSRQVDHGVNLVGKAGESIDSIVQRVNHISNLISDIAEGAAEQSTGLGEINTGVAQLDQVTQQNAAMVEQATAAGYLLHSDSVKLSDLMARFRREKPSHNRISKAA; from the coding sequence ATGCTCAATCTGACGGCTCCCATGGGGCAAGAGAGCGACCCGACGACGAATTTTGCCAGCGAACGCAGAATTCAGCAATTTACAAGCTGGCTGTTAATGCCGGCCCCGGCGCTGGCGGCGTTTTACATAAATGACGCGGCAAATTTTTGGTTGCTTGCGTTTCTGAGCGCAACCCTTGGCGTGCTGGCCTATCTGTCAAAGATGATGCCGCATTCAACCAGAGACTACGTGTTAAGTTTCTGTTTTGTCGGCCACTGCATTCTGTTTACAGCCGCACTGCAAGGTCATGCTTGGCAGCTTGATTCACATATGATGTTCTTTGCAATCCTCGCCATCGTGTCAACGCTGTCCAATCCACGGGCGCTGATCTTTGCCACGGTCCTGGTTGCCTTGCACCACATTTCCTTCAGCCTCCTGCTGCCCAAACTGGTCTACCCAAGTGGCGATCTGATGCAAAATTTGCTGCGGACTGCCTTGCATGCCACCATTGTTCTGCTGGAATCAGGGGTGCTTTTGATGAGCCTGTTGAAAAGCGAGGCTGGCTCTGCTGAGTTGATACGCCAACAGGAAACGACGCGGGCCCAGGCGGCCGCCGCCGAACACGCCGAGGCACGGGCAATTCAAAGCCAAAAGGACGCGGAACATGTGGTGGCCATTGTCGGAGAGCATCTGCGTGAAATGGCTCAAGGCAGTTTGGATTGCACCATCGAAAAGAGCTTTCCTGAGGACTATGATCAGTTGCGCGTCAACTTCAACGTCACTGTGGACGCCCTTCGCGAGACCATTGAGCAGGTAATGGAAGCCACCAGCAGCATCAACAATGGTGCCACTGAAGTCAGCCGGGCCTCGGATGATCTGTCCAGCCGCACAGAAAGTCAGGCGGCAACGCTTGAGGAAACGGCCGCTGCTTTGGAAGAATTGACAGTCTCCGTCACCTCGGCAGCTGAAGGGGCACGCAGCGTAGAAAACGCGATGGGTGAAGCGCGTCATGAAGCCGAAAACTCCGGTGAAATCGTGAAGAGTGCGGTGTCAGCGATGACGGCCATCGAGTCCTCCTCGGCACAGATATCTCAAATCATCGGCCTGATCGACGATATTGCCTTTCAAACCAATTTGCTGGCCTTGAATGCCGGCGTAGAGGCGGCGCGCGCCGGTGAAGCGGGGAGAGGGTTTGCCGTGGTTGCCTCGGAGGTCAGAGGGCTTGCACAGCGCTCGTCCGATGCCGCTACTGAGATCAAATCTCTGATCACAGAGAGTTCCCGACAGGTCGATCATGGGGTCAATTTGGTGGGAAAAGCGGGTGAATCCATTGACAGTATTGTGCAGCGGGTCAACCACATCTCAAACCTGATTTCCGATATCGCGGAAGGGGCTGCTGAGCAATCGACGGGTCTTGGCGAAATCAATACGGGTGTCGCGCAGTTGGATCAAGTGACCCAGCAGAATGCCGCCATGGTAGAACAGGCCACTGCTGCTGGTTATTTGCTGCACTCGGACTCCGTGAAACTGTCAGACCTGATGGCCCGTTTTCGCCGGGAAAAACCCAGCCACAACAGGATCTCTAAGGCGGCCTGA